One Amycolatopsis sp. NBC_00355 genomic window carries:
- a CDS encoding iron-sulfur cluster assembly protein, whose translation MTALDDRGVRAGHAQVWSALGTVRDPELDEPLTDLGFVARCEVSAAGQAVIRLRLPTYFCAPNFAFLMVADAYDAVAGVAGLTGLDIRLDDHFASDVINRGVAARQGFVASFEGEAVDELDTLRYDFVRKAVLAGTDRVCRTLSGTGLDPAALTLGEVPASPDLDRLRARRRELGLPAGDGDPLLLDPATGQPVAPGEAKRHLAFARLTRTSMEANSGVCRGMLRARYSLTAEEEGTG comes from the coding sequence ATGACGGCACTCGACGATCGGGGTGTGCGGGCCGGCCACGCGCAGGTGTGGTCGGCCCTGGGCACCGTCCGGGATCCCGAGCTGGACGAACCCCTCACCGATCTCGGCTTCGTGGCCCGCTGCGAGGTGAGCGCGGCGGGTCAGGCCGTCATCCGGCTGCGGCTGCCGACCTACTTCTGCGCGCCCAACTTCGCGTTCCTGATGGTCGCGGACGCCTACGACGCCGTCGCCGGGGTGGCGGGCCTGACCGGGCTCGACATCCGGCTCGACGACCACTTCGCCTCCGACGTCATCAACCGCGGGGTGGCGGCCCGGCAGGGGTTCGTCGCGTCGTTCGAGGGTGAGGCCGTCGACGAGCTCGACACGCTGCGCTACGACTTCGTGCGCAAGGCCGTGCTGGCCGGCACCGACCGGGTCTGCCGGACCCTGTCGGGCACCGGGCTCGACCCGGCGGCCCTCACACTCGGTGAAGTCCCGGCGAGCCCGGACCTCGACCGGCTGCGGGCCCGCCGCCGCGAGCTCGGCCTGCCCGCCGGCGACGGCGACCCGTTGCTGCTCGACCCGGCGACCGGGCAGCCGGTCGCGCCCGGCGAGGCGAAACGGCACCTCGCTTTCGCCCGGTTGACCCGCACGAGCATGGAGGCCAACTCCGGCGTGTGCCGCGGCATGCTGCGTGCCCGGTACTCGCTCACCGCAGAAGAGGAGGGCACGGGATGA
- the groL gene encoding chaperonin GroEL (60 kDa chaperone family; promotes refolding of misfolded polypeptides especially under stressful conditions; forms two stacked rings of heptamers to form a barrel-shaped 14mer; ends can be capped by GroES; misfolded proteins enter the barrel where they are refolded when GroES binds): protein MAKELRFGSDARDLLLAGVDKLAEAVKSTLGPKGRNVIIEKITGSPVVTNDGVTIAREIHLKNQFENMGAQLVKEAAIKTNDVVGDGTTTATVLAQAIVHEGMRAITAGGNPVLVKRGIDHAVGLLVAYLEKQAHPVVSEADYARVAAISANDDDTVGAVIAKALHTVGDGGVVTVEESPMIGMSVDFVEGFEFDNGYLSPYLVTDPGRLEAVLDDPYILMSAEKITKVQQLMPLLDKVMRAPRPLVIIAESIEGTALSMLVHNHVNGTFQSVAVRAPGFGDRRLHKLEDLAAIVGGAVLSRTSGFSMETMTLEHLGRAKQVRVTANNTTIVGGGGTSDAVEFRVGQLRAELERAQFGIDEDVLTERIGALTGKVAVVRVGAATPAELKELQHRVEDALSATRAAMAEGIVAGGGAALLHAEKALEGLGLEGDQAIGVEIVRRALAEPAFLIAHNAGHPAHEIVARTRELGSDEGFDALNDQFGDMIALGVVDPLRVCRSAIQNGASVAGLLLTTNSLIAEEQTPWGGSAALMTEFGPLDEGLHQPSPDASTPQSLGMGPSVG, encoded by the coding sequence ATGGCGAAGGAACTTCGGTTCGGCTCGGACGCCCGCGACCTGCTTCTCGCGGGCGTCGACAAGCTGGCGGAAGCGGTCAAGTCCACCCTCGGTCCCAAGGGCCGCAACGTGATCATCGAGAAGATCACCGGTTCGCCGGTGGTCACCAACGACGGCGTCACCATCGCCCGCGAGATCCACCTCAAGAACCAGTTCGAGAACATGGGCGCGCAGCTGGTCAAGGAAGCGGCGATCAAGACCAACGATGTCGTCGGCGACGGCACCACCACGGCCACCGTGCTCGCCCAGGCCATCGTCCACGAAGGCATGCGGGCGATCACCGCCGGCGGCAACCCGGTGCTCGTCAAGCGCGGCATCGACCACGCCGTCGGGCTGCTGGTGGCGTACCTGGAGAAGCAGGCGCACCCGGTGGTGTCCGAAGCGGACTACGCGCGGGTCGCGGCGATCTCGGCGAACGACGACGACACGGTCGGCGCCGTCATCGCGAAGGCCCTGCACACCGTCGGCGACGGCGGGGTGGTGACCGTCGAAGAGTCGCCGATGATCGGGATGAGCGTCGACTTCGTCGAGGGTTTCGAGTTTGACAACGGCTACCTCTCGCCGTACCTGGTCACCGACCCGGGCCGGCTCGAGGCGGTGCTCGACGACCCGTACATCCTGATGTCGGCGGAGAAGATCACCAAGGTGCAGCAGCTGATGCCGTTGCTGGACAAGGTGATGCGGGCCCCGCGGCCACTGGTGATCATCGCCGAGTCGATCGAGGGCACGGCGCTGTCGATGCTGGTGCACAACCACGTGAACGGCACGTTCCAGTCGGTGGCCGTCCGCGCGCCGGGGTTCGGCGACCGGCGGCTGCACAAGCTGGAGGACCTCGCCGCGATCGTCGGCGGCGCGGTGCTCTCGCGGACGTCCGGCTTCAGCATGGAGACGATGACGCTGGAGCACCTCGGCCGGGCCAAGCAGGTCCGGGTCACCGCGAACAACACCACGATCGTCGGCGGCGGCGGTACCTCCGACGCCGTCGAGTTCCGGGTCGGGCAGCTGCGGGCGGAGCTGGAGCGCGCGCAGTTCGGCATCGACGAGGACGTGCTGACCGAGCGGATCGGCGCGCTGACCGGCAAGGTCGCGGTCGTGCGCGTCGGGGCGGCGACCCCGGCCGAGCTCAAGGAGCTGCAGCACCGGGTCGAGGACGCGCTGTCCGCGACCCGGGCGGCGATGGCCGAGGGCATCGTGGCCGGCGGGGGAGCGGCGCTCCTGCACGCCGAGAAAGCCCTGGAAGGCCTGGGGCTGGAAGGTGACCAGGCGATCGGGGTCGAGATCGTCCGGCGGGCGCTGGCGGAACCGGCGTTCCTCATCGCCCACAACGCCGGGCACCCGGCGCACGAGATCGTCGCGCGCACCCGGGAGCTCGGCTCGGACGAGGGTTTCGACGCCCTGAACGACCAGTTCGGCGACATGATCGCCCTGGGCGTCGTCGACCCGCTGCGGGTGTGTCGCTCGGCGATCCAGAACGGCGCTTCGGTGGCCGGGCTGCTGCTGACGACGAACTCGCTGATCGCCGAGGAACAGACGCCGTGGGGCGGTAGCGCGGCGCTGATGACCGAGTTCGGCCCGCTGGACGAGGGCCTGCACCAGCCCTCGCCCGACGCCAGCACGCCGCAGTCGCTCGGGATGGGCCCCTCCGTCGGCTGA
- a CDS encoding NAD(P)-dependent alcohol dehydrogenase, whose product MKAVRLQKYHRQPVIEEVPEPRATGPFDVVVKIGGAGVCRTDLHIIEEQWAEKSGVALPYTIGHENAGWVHEVGPAVSNVEVGDTVILHPTPTCGLCHACRAGDDMHCPNGSFPGIDSDGGMAEYLLTSARACIKLDPATRPSDVAALADAGITAYHAVRKAVPLLYPGTTCVVNGAGGLGHIGIQSLKALTATRVVVVDRNADALELAATLGADETVLGDGKQVEAVLDLTGGNGAEVVLDFVAEQGAQQDAFAMTRRAGSHFVIGYGSNIDIPTIDIISTERSVIGNLVGTYNDLVELMVLAQAGKVTLHTKKYPLDAALDALADLDAGRVRGRAILTP is encoded by the coding sequence ATGAAGGCCGTGCGGCTGCAGAAGTACCACCGGCAACCGGTGATCGAAGAGGTGCCGGAGCCGCGCGCCACCGGGCCCTTCGACGTCGTGGTGAAGATCGGCGGCGCCGGCGTGTGCCGCACCGACCTCCACATCATCGAAGAGCAGTGGGCCGAGAAGTCCGGCGTCGCCCTGCCGTACACGATCGGGCACGAGAACGCCGGCTGGGTGCACGAGGTCGGCCCGGCGGTGTCCAATGTGGAGGTCGGCGACACCGTCATCCTGCACCCGACACCGACGTGCGGGCTGTGCCACGCCTGCCGCGCGGGTGACGACATGCACTGTCCCAACGGGAGCTTCCCGGGCATCGACAGCGACGGCGGCATGGCCGAGTACCTGCTGACGTCGGCGCGGGCGTGCATCAAGCTCGACCCGGCGACCCGGCCCTCGGACGTCGCGGCGCTGGCCGACGCGGGCATCACCGCCTACCACGCGGTGCGCAAGGCCGTCCCGCTGCTGTACCCGGGCACCACCTGCGTCGTCAACGGCGCCGGCGGCCTCGGGCACATCGGCATCCAGTCGCTGAAGGCGCTGACCGCGACCCGCGTGGTCGTGGTCGACCGCAACGCCGACGCGCTGGAGCTGGCGGCCACCCTGGGCGCCGACGAAACCGTGCTGGGCGACGGCAAGCAGGTCGAGGCGGTGCTCGACCTGACCGGCGGCAACGGCGCCGAGGTCGTGCTCGACTTCGTCGCCGAGCAGGGCGCCCAGCAGGACGCGTTCGCGATGACCCGGCGTGCCGGGTCGCACTTCGTGATCGGCTACGGCAGCAACATCGACATCCCGACCATCGACATCATCTCCACCGAGCGCAGCGTCATCGGCAACCTGGTCGGCACGTACAACGACCTCGTGGAGCTGATGGTGCTCGCCCAGGCCGGGAAGGTCACGCTCCACACGAAGAAGTACCCGCTGGACGCGGCTCTCGACGCACTGGCCGACCTCGATGCCGGACGCGTGCGCGGTCGGGCCATCCTCACACCCTAG
- a CDS encoding amidohydrolase family protein — translation MYEKDGEKYFVVDAHTHFWDASPDNWVKGQEEYAKGWIECFHAYQGLGPKETHWPIDRFQKYSEELMMHDLFEVGHVDTAIFQPTNLRQWYTNGFNTTEADGAMAERHPGKFLVNTTFDPREGDEGIKAFEERVKRYGCKGVKLYTAEWRGDSRGWSLKDPEAAKYLEKCEELGVKNVHIHKGPTIWPLDKDAFDVSDVDHVATNFQGLNFIVEHVGLPRIEDFCFMATQERNVYAGLAVVIGGLMHARPKFFAKVMGELMFWIGEDKLIFGADYAIWEPKWQVEGFVDWNMPPDDELSDFAPLTIDQKRKILGLNAARLYGIDVPEELRIKDPENVEPVGVPNS, via the coding sequence GTGTACGAAAAAGATGGCGAAAAGTATTTCGTAGTTGACGCCCACACCCATTTCTGGGACGCCAGCCCGGACAACTGGGTCAAGGGGCAGGAGGAATACGCCAAGGGGTGGATCGAGTGCTTCCACGCCTACCAGGGCCTCGGCCCGAAGGAGACGCACTGGCCGATCGACCGCTTCCAGAAGTACTCCGAAGAGCTGATGATGCACGACCTGTTCGAGGTCGGGCACGTCGACACGGCCATCTTCCAGCCGACGAACCTGCGGCAGTGGTACACGAACGGGTTCAACACCACCGAGGCCGACGGCGCGATGGCCGAACGGCACCCGGGCAAGTTCCTCGTCAACACGACCTTCGACCCGCGTGAAGGCGACGAAGGCATAAAGGCGTTCGAGGAACGGGTCAAGCGCTACGGCTGCAAGGGCGTCAAGCTCTACACGGCCGAGTGGCGCGGTGACTCCCGCGGCTGGAGCCTCAAGGACCCGGAAGCGGCGAAGTACCTCGAGAAGTGCGAAGAACTGGGCGTCAAGAACGTCCACATCCACAAGGGCCCGACGATCTGGCCGCTCGACAAGGACGCCTTCGACGTGTCCGATGTGGACCACGTGGCGACCAACTTCCAGGGCCTCAACTTCATCGTCGAGCACGTCGGCCTGCCGCGCATCGAGGACTTCTGCTTCATGGCCACCCAGGAGCGCAACGTCTACGCGGGGCTCGCCGTCGTCATCGGCGGCCTGATGCACGCCCGGCCGAAGTTCTTCGCGAAGGTCATGGGCGAGCTGATGTTCTGGATCGGCGAGGACAAGCTGATCTTCGGCGCGGACTACGCCATCTGGGAACCGAAGTGGCAGGTCGAGGGCTTCGTCGACTGGAACATGCCGCCCGACGACGAACTGTCCGACTTCGCGCCGCTGACGATCGACCAGAAGCGGAAGATCCTCGGCCTGAACGCCGCCCGGCTCTACGGCATCGACGTGCCGGAGGAGCTGCGGATCAAGGACCCGGAGAACGTCGAGCCCGTCGGCGTGCCGAACTCATGA